A window of Cydia pomonella isolate Wapato2018A chromosome 22, ilCydPomo1, whole genome shotgun sequence contains these coding sequences:
- the LOC133530441 gene encoding CCAAT/enhancer-binding protein-like — protein sequence MDSPQMYDATGAPPPPPQPDLKKVGDDKRAPFPPPDLDELNGQEISLDLQHLIEDQFRGEETMALFQEILPGGRSPQPRHFTRTTLAYMPQPVHSGASYAPVPATAAHEQQPPIKEEPPEPHDFRRNVSCAQYTGQYNPQPPVGVSGPYGGGFTSLPPLGAPLLPPLLKHKPTPSRRTSGKSVDKGTDEYRRRRERNNIAVRKSREKAKVRSREVEEKVKTLLREKDALLKRLEAVSGELSLHKQMYVHLINLNHPEITELCRSMLQLGAPHAPDHTL from the coding sequence ATGGATTCCCCACAGATGTACGATGCgaccggcgcgccgccgccgccgccgcaacCCGATCTCAAGAAGGTCGGCGATGACAAGCGCGCGCCCTTCCCGCCCCCGGACCTGGACGAGCTCAATGGCCAGGAGATTAGTCTGGATTTACAGCACCTCATCGAGGATCAGTTCCGGGGAGAGGAGACCATGGCGCTCTTCCAGGAGATCCTACCGGGTGGCCGTTCTCCTCAGCCGCGACACTTTACACGGACAACTCTGGCTTACATGCCGCAGCCGGTACATTCGGGAGCATCATACGCGCCCGTACCGGCTACCGCGGCACATGAACAACAGCCACCCATAAAAGAGGAACCGCCTGAGCCACATGATTTTAGGCGAAACGTCAGTTGCGCTCAATATACAGGACAGTACAATCCCCAACCGCCTGTAGGCGTCAGCGGTCCATATGGTGGAGGATTTACCTCCTTACCACCGCTCGGAGCACCGCTCCTGCCTCCCCTACTCAAACACAAACCGACCCCATCGAGGCGCACCTCCGGAAAGTCCGTAGACAAAGGCACAGATGAATACAGAAGGAGACGTGAGCGCAACAACATAGCTGTTAGAAAATCTCGCGAGAAAGCTAAAGTGCGCTCCAGGGAGGTAGAAGAGAAGGTAAAGACCCTATTGAGAGAGAAAGACGCGCTGCTGAAGCGATTGGAGGCGGTGTCTGGGGAGCTGAGTTTACATAAACAAATGTACGTGCATCTGATCAACTTGAATCACCCGGAGATCACGGAGCTGTGCCGCTCCATGCTGCAGCTCGGGGCGCCGCACGCGCCCGACCACACGCTCTGA